A genomic stretch from Bacillus sp. N1-1 includes:
- the spoIIR gene encoding stage II sporulation protein R, which translates to MNQRGLINLLISFFILASSLQGSGVVTANQQIIPDEAIRLRILANSNSEEDQSVKRRIRDEVNESINAWVADLTSIEDSRHVIKSHLNEIEAIVKKELELIGSRESFSVSFGEVGFPTKLYGDFVYPAGDYEAVLITIGEGLGDNWWCVLFPPLCFLDFSNGDAVQAESEAPVEEPVEEPAEDVEVDFFLVKVFDTIVDWVKGIFS; encoded by the coding sequence ATGAATCAAAGAGGACTTATTAATCTATTAATCTCATTTTTTATTCTTGCTTCAAGTCTCCAGGGTTCGGGAGTTGTTACAGCAAATCAGCAGATTATTCCAGACGAAGCGATTCGTCTTCGCATTTTAGCAAATAGTAATAGTGAAGAAGATCAATCAGTGAAACGCCGCATTCGTGACGAAGTAAACGAATCGATTAATGCGTGGGTTGCTGATTTAACATCGATTGAAGATTCTCGTCATGTTATTAAAAGTCACCTGAATGAAATTGAAGCGATCGTAAAAAAAGAGCTCGAGTTAATCGGTAGCCGTGAATCATTTTCTGTCTCCTTTGGAGAAGTTGGTTTCCCAACGAAACTGTATGGAGATTTTGTTTACCCTGCCGGTGATTACGAAGCCGTCTTAATCACAATTGGGGAAGGACTTGGGGATAACTGGTGGTGCGTTCTTTTCCCACCGCTTTGTTTCCTTGATTTCTCCAATGGGGACGCTGTTCAGGCGGAAAGCGAGGCGCCTGTAGAAGAGCCTGTAGAAGAGCCTGCAGAAGACGTGGAAGTTGACTTCTTCTTAGTGAAAGTCTTTGACACGATTGTGGACTGGGTAAAAGGAATTTTTAGCTAA